The Euphorbia lathyris chromosome 8, ddEupLath1.1, whole genome shotgun sequence genome has a window encoding:
- the LOC136202045 gene encoding UDP-glycosyltransferase 73B4-like, with translation MASTPEFQSHVVIFPFMAQGHTLPLLDLSKALSHKQIKVTIITTPGNSNSISQNISSFPHISITEIPFPTAAVSGLPSGCENTSQLPSMDLHLNFVLATKHLQNPFTEVLQKMVQSSEFPPICVISDFFLGWTLAVCESLGIPRLVFHGMGVLSTAICKTAWVHKPHLKTTSVNDPVELPGLKLPFSLTSSDLPETVMMEKDNPFVKLFEEIGMADAKSWGIIVNSFEELERSHIQSFEAFYFAGAKAWCLGPLFLYSISDEFDRENSIFQWLNNKTTPNSVIYVSFGTQAEVSESQLNEIGYGLEESGYQFIWVLRSKTWNFPIGLEEKKIGERGLIVREFVDQRRILSHRAIGGFLSHCGWNSVLESVSAGVPILGWPMMAEQGLNAKLIVEGLGAGVGLKRDVRRRDICDGVREIMGGEKGRIARERAEALGRVARRAVQKGGSSDDTLDKMIEQLRIESDKKLQY, from the coding sequence ATGGCTTCAACACCAGAATTTCAAAGCCATGTTGTGATCTTCCCATTCATGGCACAAGGTCACACTCTTCCATTACTAGACTTATCAAAAGCTCTCTCCCACAAACAAATCAAAGTAACAATCATTACAACTCCCGGAAATTCCAATTCCATCTCCCAAAACATCTCTTCTTTCCCTCACATTTCAATCACCGAAATCCCCTTCCCCACCGCCGCCGTCTCCGGCCTCCCCTCCGGCTGCGAAAACACCTCTCAACTTCCCTCCATGGACCTCCACCTCAATTTCGTCTTAGCCACAAAACACCTCCAAAATCCCTTCACAGAAGTCCTCCAAAAAATGGTGCAGTCATCGGAATTTCCCCCAATTTGTGTAATTTCCGATTTCTTCCTCGGCTGGACACTCGCCGTCTGTGAATCCCTCGGTATTCCGAGATTGGTTTTTCATGGGATGGGGGTTTTATCAACGGCGATTTGTAAAACAGCTTGGGTGCATAAACCTCATCTGAAAACGACGTCGGTTAATGATCCGGTTGAGTTACCTGGATTGAAGCTGCCGTTTAGTTTAACGAGCTCCGATTTGCCGGAAACTGTGATGATGGAGAAAGATAATCCGTTCGTTAAACTTTTTGAAGAAATTGGAATGGCTGATGCTAAAAGTTGGGGGAttattgttaacagttttgaaGAATTGGAGAGAAGCCATATCCAATCTTTTGAAGCTTTTTACTTCGCCGGAGCTAAAGCTTGGTGTTTAGGCCCTCTTTTTTTGTACTCAATTTCCGATGAATTTGATCGGGAAAACTCAATCTTTCAATGGTTAAACAACAAAACGACGCCGAATTCAGTGATTTATGTATCATTTGGTACACAAGCAGAAGTATCAGAATCTCAATTGAATGAAATAGGATACGGATTAGAGGAATCGGGGTATCAGTTTATATGGGTACTCCGATCAAAGACGTGGAATTTTCCGATTGGGTTAGAGGAGAAGAAGATCGGAGAGAGGGGTTTGATTGTGAGAGAATTTGTTGATCAACGGAGAATACTATCTCACCGTGCAATTGGGGGATTTTTGAGTCATTGTGGGTGGAATTCGGTGCTGGAAAGTGTGTCTGCCGGAGTTCCGATTTTGGGGTGGCCGATGATGGCGGAGCAAGGGTTGAATGCGAAGTTGATTGTGGAAGGACTCGGAGCTGGAGTTGGGTTGAAAAGGGATGTTCGTCGGAGAGATATATGTGATGGTGTGAGGGAGATTATGGGGGGAGAAAAGGGGAGGATTGCGAGGGAAAGAGCGGAAGCTTTAGGACGGGTGGCTAGACGGGCGGTTCAGAAGGGTGGTTCGTCGGATGATACTCTAGATAAGATGATTGAACAACTTCGAATCGAGTCAGATAAGAAATTACAGTATTGA